In the genome of Anabrus simplex isolate iqAnaSimp1 chromosome 6, ASM4041472v1, whole genome shotgun sequence, one region contains:
- the LOC136875818 gene encoding uncharacterized protein isoform X7 — protein sequence MEEAVFIKCEPEWLPEAEDISNFQPNVEPPVSELVEIKVDPDLMLPNPDIEEDNLGVAIEEHRYQQSGDKLRFIVILCG from the exons ATGGAGGAGGCAGTGTTTATAAAATGTGAACCAGAATGGCTGCCTGAAGCAGAAGACATCTCAAATTTT CAGCCAAATGTTGAGCCACCCGTTAGTGAACTGGTGGAGATAAAGGTGGATCCTGACTTGATGTTACCCAATCCTGATATAGAAGAGGATAATTTGGGTGTAGCCATTGAAGAACACAGATATCAG caaagtggtgacaaactccgtttcattgtgatACTGTGTGGGTGA